The Flavobacteriales bacterium nucleotide sequence GATATATAGGAATCATATTTAACCTCGAAAATATAAATCGAGAGATAGGGTTTTTAAACGACTCACCTCTTGCCAAATAATGCAATATCCGATCGATATATATAGTAACCACTATTGGGTCCATGAACGCACTCGGATGATTTGCAACAAAAAGCACTGGACCTTTAGCGGGAATCCGATCTAGGTTATTTATTGTAATCGATCTGAAATATCCTTTAACAGCAAACCTGAGCAAAACACGGAGCAAACGTTTCAACATAATCTAAATTTACGATAGCAATTGGGATCCTAAATAACAGGGCTTATTATTTCTGAACAAGTGTCCATTCAGATGTGCTACCCAAAAATGGCATACCCAAAACATAACCCTTGAGGCTCATCGTCCCATCTTCGGACCACATATATGCACTGTATGTCTTACCACGTGCAGCATCAT carries:
- a CDS encoding 1-acyl-sn-glycerol-3-phosphate acyltransferase, which encodes MLKRLLRVLLRFAVKGYFRSITINNLDRIPAKGPVLFVANHPSAFMDPIVVTIYIDRILHYLARGESFKNPISRFIFSRLNMIPIYRASTSPDEMHKNKAVFQKCYDHLENRGAIIIFPEGVSKTERRLRPIKTGAARITLGVEA